From the genome of Nicotiana sylvestris chromosome 2, ASM39365v2, whole genome shotgun sequence, one region includes:
- the LOC104220171 gene encoding ethylene-responsive transcription factor ERN1-like: MSNNIANINAIKRMLTSKFDMKDLRIADLIMGIKIQKTPQAWNEMVKEADGAATQSGAQRARNRYVGVRQRPSGRWVAEIKDTIQKIRVWLGTFDTAEEAARAYDEAACLLRGANTRTNFWPCSLSNSSSTSALPPKITNILLTRLKERNNSLTAADVADSSKSCSVPEIGRQQQNHQEKFGENVSDFSDSLYADYLNCPDDHIVTDSNTIANVSATTTDFSSWADFIQPVNNFQSSNGEIIEVGDKEEEIGEASNTDVLEDIESNIDFQFLDEIGSCYYSPFEIAEELSSEKMEHGMVYGEETSVVSEAMRRMNYERTFSASLYAFNGITECLKLKMKSGGVTQWETSEQLSTLRNACKKNQESEECNVEMTEKKDEEAVAFSSMESAYESELSLWSSIDLPPICFVT; the protein is encoded by the coding sequence CCTGGAACGAGATGGTAAAGGAAGCAGATGGTGCAGCCACACAAAGCGGTGCTCAACGAGCCCGAAATAGATATGTTGGGGTTAGACAAAGGCCATCAGGTAGATGGGTTGCTGAAATAaaagacactatacagaaaataAGAGTGTGGCTTGGAACTTTTGACACTGCTGAGGAAGCAGCAAGAGCATACGATGAAGCTGCTTGCTTACTTCGTGGAGCCAATACTCGCACGAATTTCTGGCCTTGTTCTTTATCCAATTCTTCTTCCACTTCAGCTTTGCCACCCAAAATCACTAATATTCTTCTTACCAGGCTCAAAGAGAGAAATAATTCCTTAACCGCTGCTGATGTTGCTGATTCATCCAAATCTTGTTCCGTGCCTGAAATTGGTCGTCAGCAGCAGAATCATCAAGAAAAATTCGGAGAAAATGTATCTGATTTTTCAGATTCACTGTACGCTGATTATCTCAATTGCCCTGATGATCACATAGTAACTGATAGCAATACGATCGCTAATGTTAGTGCAACTACAACAGATTTTAGTAGCTGGGCTGATTTTATTCAGCCTGTCAATAACTTTCAGAGCTCGAATGGGGAGATTATTGAAGTGGGAGACAAAGAAGAGGAGATAGGAGAGGCAAGTAATACTGATGTATTAGAAGATATAGAGTCCAATATTGATTTCCAGTTTCTTGATGAAATTGGATCGTGTTACTATTCGCCATTTGAGATAGCTGAAGAGCTATCATCAGAGAAAATGGAACATGGGATGGTTTATGGGGAAGAAACATCAGTGGTAAGTGAGGCAATGAGGAGGATGAATTACGAGAGGACGTTTTCGGCTTCCCTTTATGCCTTTAATGGGATTACAGAATGTTTAAAATTGAAGATGAAATCTGGTGGAGTAACGCAATGGGAAACGTCTGAGCAATTATCCACACTCCGAAATGCATGCAAAAAGAACCAGGAAAGTGAAGAATGCAATGTTGAAATGACTGAGAAAAAGGATGAAGAAGCAGTGGCATTTTCGTCGATGGAGAGTGCTTATGAGAGTGAATTGTCCCTATGGAGCTCTATTGATCTCCCACCAATATGCTTTGTTACTTGA
- the LOC104220174 gene encoding SNF1-related protein kinase catalytic subunit alpha KIN10-like isoform X3: MDGSTVQSSSSVDSFLRNYKLGKTLGIGSFGKVKIAEHTRTGHKVAVKILNRRKIRNMDMEEKVRREIKILRLFMHPHIIRLYEVIETPSDIYVVMEYVKSGELFDYIVEKGRLQEDEARNFFQQIISGVEYCHRNMVVHRDLKPENLLLDSKWNVKIADFGLSNIMRDGHFLKTSCGSPNYAAPEVISGKLYAGPEVDVWSCGVILYALLCGTLPFDDENIPNLFKKIKGGIYTLPSHLSAGARDLIPRMLIVDPMKRMTIPEIRLHPWFQAHLPRYLAVPPPDTMQQAKKIDEEILQEVVKMGFDRSNLIESLRNRVQNEGTVAYYLLLDNRHRVSTGYLGAEFQEFVEYGYNRNNSNEAVTSPVGQRFPGIMDYQQAGARQFPIERKWALGLQSRAHPREIMTEVLKALQELNVCWKKIGQYNMKCRWIPSVPGHHEGMGINSMHGSQFFGDDSTITENDGVSKLTNVVKFEVQLYKTREDKYLLDLQRVQGPQFLFLDLCAAFLAQLRVL, translated from the exons ATGGATGGATCAACAGTCCAAAGCAGCAGCAGTGTGGACTCATTTTTACGGAACTATAAGCTCGGGAAAACTCTTGGCATTGGATCGTTTGGCAAAGTTAAAATAGCTGAACATACCCGAACTGGGCACAAAGTTGCTGTCAAGATTCTTAATCGCCGAAAAATCAGGAACATGGACATGGAAGAAAAAG TGCGAAGGGAAATCAAAATATTGAGATTGTTCATGCATCCTCATATTATACGGCTTTATGAGGTAATAGAGACACCTTCAGATATATATGTTGTGATGGAATATGTGAAATCTGGCGAGCTGTTTGATTACATTGTTGAGAAGGGCAGATTGCAGGAGGATGAAGCTCGTAATTTTTTTCAGCAG ATAATTTCTGGTGTTGAATACTGCCATAGAAACATGGTGGTTCATAGGGACCTTAAGCCCGAAAACCTCCTTCTGGATTCCAAATGGAATGTGAAGATAGCAGATTTTGGTTTGAGCAATATCATGCGTGATGGTCATTTTCTGAAGACAAGTTGTGGAAGCCCGAATTATGCTGCCCCAGAG GTTATATCAGGAAAATTATATGCTGGCCCTGAGGTAGATGTATGGAGCTGTGGCGTTATTCTTTATGCTCTTCTCTGTGGCACCCTTCCATTTGACGATGAAAACATTCCCAACCTTTTTAAGAAAATAAAG GGCGGAATATATACTCTGCCCAGCCATTTATCAGCTGGTGCAAGGGATTTGATTCCAAGGATGCTTATAGTTGACCCAATGAAGCGAATGACTATTCCTGAGATTCGCTTGCACCCTTGGTTCCAAGCTCATCTGCCACGTTATTTGGCCGTACCTCCACCAGATACAATGCAACAAGCCAAGAAG ATCGATGAAGAGATTCTTCAAGAGGTGGTTAAGATGGGATTTGACAGGAGCAACCTTATTGAATCACTTCGCAATAGAGTCCAAAATGAG GGCACTGTCGCATATTATTTGTTACTAGACAATCGCCATCGTGTTTCCACTGGCTATCTGGGAGCTGAATTTCAGGAGTTTGTG GAATATGGCTACAATCGAAACAATTCAAATGAAGCTGTTACTTCCCCTGTTGGGCAACGCTTCCCAGGAATAATGGATTATCAGCAAGCTGGTGCGAGACAGTTTCCCATCGAAAGAAAATGGGCTCTTGGACTCCAG TCTCGGGCACATCCACGTGAGATAATGACTGAAGTTCTGAAAGCTCTGCAAGAACTAAACGTGTGTTGGAAAAAGATTGGTCAATATAACATGAAATGTCGATGGATTCCTAGCGTACCAGGTCATCATGAAGGCATGGGTATTAATTCTATGCACGGGAGTCAGTTCTTCGGAGATGATTCAACCATTACTGAGAATGATGGGGTCTCTAAATTAACAAATGTGGTCAAGTTTGAAGTTCAG CTTTACAAAACTAGAGAGGATAAGTACCTGCTTGACCTTCAGAGGGTTCAGGGTCCACAATTCCTCTTCTTGGATCTCTGTGCTGCTTTTCTTGCTCAGCTTCGAGTCCTCTGA
- the LOC104220174 gene encoding SNF1-related protein kinase catalytic subunit alpha KIN10-like isoform X1 produces the protein MDGSTVQSSSSVDSFLRNYKLGKTLGIGSFGKVKIAEHTRTGHKVAVKILNRRKIRNMDMEEKVRREIKILRLFMHPHIIRLYEVIETPSDIYVVMEYVKSGELFDYIVEKGRLQEDEARNFFQQIISGVEYCHRNMVVHRDLKPENLLLDSKWNVKIADFGLSNIMRDGHFLKTSCGSPNYAAPEVISGKLYAGPEVDVWSCGVILYALLCGTLPFDDENIPNLFKKIKGGIYTLPSHLSAGARDLIPRMLIVDPMKRMTIPEIRLHPWFQAHLPRYLAVPPPDTMQQAKKIDEEILQEVVKMGFDRSNLIESLRNRVQNEGTVAYYLLLDNRHRVSTGYLGAEFQEFVEYGYNRNNSNEAVTSPVGQRFPGIMDYQQAGARQFPIERKWALGLQSRAHPREIMTEVLKALQELNVCWKKIGQYNMKCRWIPSVPGHHEGMGINSMHGSQFFGDDSTITENDGVSKLTNVVKFEVQMTKEAIITDAITYIRELQTNVSNLTEQLLEMESPHIEELETKNEEIIDAAEPEVEVAHIGTSKLWIKIVCQKKRGGFTKLMEAMNVVGFDLNDTSVTASKGTLLVTSSVEVVRGGLIEAHQIREILLEIIRGI, from the exons ATGGATGGATCAACAGTCCAAAGCAGCAGCAGTGTGGACTCATTTTTACGGAACTATAAGCTCGGGAAAACTCTTGGCATTGGATCGTTTGGCAAAGTTAAAATAGCTGAACATACCCGAACTGGGCACAAAGTTGCTGTCAAGATTCTTAATCGCCGAAAAATCAGGAACATGGACATGGAAGAAAAAG TGCGAAGGGAAATCAAAATATTGAGATTGTTCATGCATCCTCATATTATACGGCTTTATGAGGTAATAGAGACACCTTCAGATATATATGTTGTGATGGAATATGTGAAATCTGGCGAGCTGTTTGATTACATTGTTGAGAAGGGCAGATTGCAGGAGGATGAAGCTCGTAATTTTTTTCAGCAG ATAATTTCTGGTGTTGAATACTGCCATAGAAACATGGTGGTTCATAGGGACCTTAAGCCCGAAAACCTCCTTCTGGATTCCAAATGGAATGTGAAGATAGCAGATTTTGGTTTGAGCAATATCATGCGTGATGGTCATTTTCTGAAGACAAGTTGTGGAAGCCCGAATTATGCTGCCCCAGAG GTTATATCAGGAAAATTATATGCTGGCCCTGAGGTAGATGTATGGAGCTGTGGCGTTATTCTTTATGCTCTTCTCTGTGGCACCCTTCCATTTGACGATGAAAACATTCCCAACCTTTTTAAGAAAATAAAG GGCGGAATATATACTCTGCCCAGCCATTTATCAGCTGGTGCAAGGGATTTGATTCCAAGGATGCTTATAGTTGACCCAATGAAGCGAATGACTATTCCTGAGATTCGCTTGCACCCTTGGTTCCAAGCTCATCTGCCACGTTATTTGGCCGTACCTCCACCAGATACAATGCAACAAGCCAAGAAG ATCGATGAAGAGATTCTTCAAGAGGTGGTTAAGATGGGATTTGACAGGAGCAACCTTATTGAATCACTTCGCAATAGAGTCCAAAATGAG GGCACTGTCGCATATTATTTGTTACTAGACAATCGCCATCGTGTTTCCACTGGCTATCTGGGAGCTGAATTTCAGGAGTTTGTG GAATATGGCTACAATCGAAACAATTCAAATGAAGCTGTTACTTCCCCTGTTGGGCAACGCTTCCCAGGAATAATGGATTATCAGCAAGCTGGTGCGAGACAGTTTCCCATCGAAAGAAAATGGGCTCTTGGACTCCAG TCTCGGGCACATCCACGTGAGATAATGACTGAAGTTCTGAAAGCTCTGCAAGAACTAAACGTGTGTTGGAAAAAGATTGGTCAATATAACATGAAATGTCGATGGATTCCTAGCGTACCAGGTCATCATGAAGGCATGGGTATTAATTCTATGCACGGGAGTCAGTTCTTCGGAGATGATTCAACCATTACTGAGAATGATGGGGTCTCTAAATTAACAAATGTGGTCAAGTTTGAAGTTCAG ATGACCAAAGAAGCCATAATTACTGATGCTATCACTTACATTAGAGAGCTACAAACAAATGTGAGCAACCTAACTGAGCAGCTTCTAGAAATGGAGTCACCTCATATAGAGGAATTGGAGACAAAAAATGAAGAGATTATTGATGCTGCAGAG cCTGAAGTTGAAGTGGCTCACATTGGTACAAGTAAGCTTTGGATAAAGATAGTTTGCCAGAAGAAAAGAGGTGGATTTACTAAACTGATGGAGGCAATGAATGTTGTTGGATTTGATCTCAATGACACCAGTGTCACTGCCTCAAAAGGAACACTTCTTGTTACTTCATCTGTGGAG GTGGTTCGCGGTGGACTAATTGAAGCTCATCAAATCAGAGAGATCTTGCTGGAGATCATTCGCGGAATCTAG
- the LOC104220174 gene encoding SNF1-related protein kinase catalytic subunit alpha KIN10-like isoform X2 → MDGSTVQSSSSVDSFLRNYKLGKTLGIGSFGKVKIAEHTRTGHKVAVKILNRRKIRNMDMEEKVRREIKILRLFMHPHIIRLYEVIETPSDIYVVMEYVKSGELFDYIVEKGRLQEDEARNFFQQIISGVEYCHRNMVVHRDLKPENLLLDSKWNVKIADFGLSNIMRDGHFLKTSCGSPNYAAPEVISGKLYAGPEVDVWSCGVILYALLCGTLPFDDENIPNLFKKIKGGIYTLPSHLSAGARDLIPRMLIVDPMKRMTIPEIRLHPWFQAHLPRYLAVPPPDTMQQAKKIDEEILQEVVKMGFDRSNLIESLRNRVQNEGTVAYYLLLDNRHRVSTGYLGAEFQEFVEYGYNRNNSNEAVTSPVGQRFPGIMDYQQAGARQFPIERKWALGLQSRAHPREIMTEVLKALQELNVCWKKIGQYNMKCRWIPSVPGHHEGMGINSMHGSQFFGDDSTITENDGVSKLTNVVKFEVQQASKASSMAATAVRSVIPASDEEDESEGQRVQTPSSIGGR, encoded by the exons ATGGATGGATCAACAGTCCAAAGCAGCAGCAGTGTGGACTCATTTTTACGGAACTATAAGCTCGGGAAAACTCTTGGCATTGGATCGTTTGGCAAAGTTAAAATAGCTGAACATACCCGAACTGGGCACAAAGTTGCTGTCAAGATTCTTAATCGCCGAAAAATCAGGAACATGGACATGGAAGAAAAAG TGCGAAGGGAAATCAAAATATTGAGATTGTTCATGCATCCTCATATTATACGGCTTTATGAGGTAATAGAGACACCTTCAGATATATATGTTGTGATGGAATATGTGAAATCTGGCGAGCTGTTTGATTACATTGTTGAGAAGGGCAGATTGCAGGAGGATGAAGCTCGTAATTTTTTTCAGCAG ATAATTTCTGGTGTTGAATACTGCCATAGAAACATGGTGGTTCATAGGGACCTTAAGCCCGAAAACCTCCTTCTGGATTCCAAATGGAATGTGAAGATAGCAGATTTTGGTTTGAGCAATATCATGCGTGATGGTCATTTTCTGAAGACAAGTTGTGGAAGCCCGAATTATGCTGCCCCAGAG GTTATATCAGGAAAATTATATGCTGGCCCTGAGGTAGATGTATGGAGCTGTGGCGTTATTCTTTATGCTCTTCTCTGTGGCACCCTTCCATTTGACGATGAAAACATTCCCAACCTTTTTAAGAAAATAAAG GGCGGAATATATACTCTGCCCAGCCATTTATCAGCTGGTGCAAGGGATTTGATTCCAAGGATGCTTATAGTTGACCCAATGAAGCGAATGACTATTCCTGAGATTCGCTTGCACCCTTGGTTCCAAGCTCATCTGCCACGTTATTTGGCCGTACCTCCACCAGATACAATGCAACAAGCCAAGAAG ATCGATGAAGAGATTCTTCAAGAGGTGGTTAAGATGGGATTTGACAGGAGCAACCTTATTGAATCACTTCGCAATAGAGTCCAAAATGAG GGCACTGTCGCATATTATTTGTTACTAGACAATCGCCATCGTGTTTCCACTGGCTATCTGGGAGCTGAATTTCAGGAGTTTGTG GAATATGGCTACAATCGAAACAATTCAAATGAAGCTGTTACTTCCCCTGTTGGGCAACGCTTCCCAGGAATAATGGATTATCAGCAAGCTGGTGCGAGACAGTTTCCCATCGAAAGAAAATGGGCTCTTGGACTCCAG TCTCGGGCACATCCACGTGAGATAATGACTGAAGTTCTGAAAGCTCTGCAAGAACTAAACGTGTGTTGGAAAAAGATTGGTCAATATAACATGAAATGTCGATGGATTCCTAGCGTACCAGGTCATCATGAAGGCATGGGTATTAATTCTATGCACGGGAGTCAGTTCTTCGGAGATGATTCAACCATTACTGAGAATGATGGGGTCTCTAAATTAACAAATGTGGTCAAGTTTGAAGTTCAG CAAGCTTCAAAAGCTTCATCAATGGCCGCTACTGCCGTACGATCTGTTATTCCAGCATCGGACGAGGAAGACGAATCTGAAGGCCAACGTGTGCAGACTCCATCCTCAATCGGTGGCCGGTGA